The segment ttggatagctcgtgatccatcaagtgggtgtatcgccacaacgaggagtagcttgtcgggaagcaagtgaacctcggtaaaaaatcttgtgtcatctcttatcgaggtctctcttgtgtttgtgcacgtgattgattggatatatttctactctacaacgttggtataacaatcactcccctctcctttacctttgtgcatacctagctagttgtgtagcttgtttagcttagctatcttgtttaggtgtgtagcaagcttctagttatgctttcttgttgtaactagtgtttggctttcttgctagactcgTGTAGGtaacttgcatagcttagttgtgctagtgctagaatagcttcgccttttgttttactaatcaacttgtctagttgatgtttgtagaaattttaaataggctattcacccccctctagccatttggacctttcagtagaaaaataaagactcactaATGTAGCAAAACAATCTTGAAATTCAGTAAAAGTAAAAGAAACCTATGTAATTACTAATATAAAGTCTACAGCCTACGTCATGCTACATATTTTCATCTATAGTATGATAAACTCAAAAAATATCATAAgaagcatcaactaatgaggatattaagacacaagggtcacctccttcgtGACCGCACTCGGCTAGTCCTACGTACAAGGGGTGGACTATAAAGGAAccaacgcagctgtcacctaTGCTGACTATCACACGACCCGACACATCAGGGTGCCTCCATAGGTACACAATATAtctagacagcatgtctacataATGTGCACCACCTGACTCACTCGAGTATTGAATCAGGCGCTTTACGATCATATAATGATAATCATCATAAACCACATCTATATCGAATATGCAACTAGAATAACTAAGAATTGAATAAATagcaatatattaaagtagagcaaagtcataatgaaATACAAGATGATATTACTAATTTCTAGAAGACGATCTGGAATCCCGAGCGGAGCGCCCGATCTCTACTTGAACCTCACTAGACGCCTATactaagaacttgaagaactaaaactctacttctaatctctaGAAACCCTAACTTCTGACTACTCTTGCCAAATGAAGCAGGAGGAATGAATTAAATCTAGGTTCTCTTGTGGGTCTATCCCTCTATTTATAGCTTGGTGGAGTGCACGTGCAtcgtaggatcaaaccgacttaaccaagggccgagatgcatcaagagagacggtggaggaagcttccggaaGAGTAGGGTCAAAACCCTAAAGGGGGCACCGGCCGatgctagggtggggccggtcggccccacctggcagccGCCAGGCTTTCCGTTGCTTCGGGTGTCTTCTCGATCCTTCCTGAGTCTTCCCGTGATGTTTCCCATGGCGGATAAGTTTCGTGTTTATTCtgcactagaatccctcttttcagctttcgtgaaattcaccctggaaaatacagaatatgcaaaactcatagaaattgttagtttaaaccctatactagtgtgtattcatgttcttCTTCGAGTTTAAAATTCGAATAAAAGTTGACATTATCGACCATCAATAGGTTGCTACCGTGTACTCGCTcggaccttttttatttattactccctctatctcaaattataaaacatttcaaaaatcttgaagagtcaataAGTTTGACCAATATTATATAATAAGATAGTAATATTTATAaaatcaactaagtatcattagattcttcattaattatattgtcATGGTATACCTATTTgatattataattttttttagttttttctataattttagtcaaacttaatatgttttaatttttcaaaattcttgaAATGTCTTATACTTTAGAATGAAtagaatattattatttttacccATATATGATTAGGATcggtcaattttttttaaaaaatacctaaatttatataaaatattattaacatttatatcttcaaataaattattataaaaatagattgaCCATCTATCTAATGATAGAACTCTCTCTGAAAAAATAGATTTGTAAACTAAAAATTTCTCCTAAAATAAATCAACTTCTAGACACTTGTCATCTAATAGACCCATTTATTTTCTCAAAGTTTCTACTATTAGGGACCCATTTAGGCCATGATTGGAAGCCTTGCTAGCCGTTTGTCTAGCCTCGCTGAGCAAGGAAAGTTGTTTGGTTGTCTCTCGCCTTGCCTGTTTGCCCGGCAAGTTTGCCCACCTAGGCAAGATATCGTTGCTAGCCCAGGCGGGCCAAATCACCTCTCTTGCCTAGGGCCCACTCATGCGTAGCCTCCGCCACCGTTAAACTGATCTCTGTGCTGTCAAATTGGAGTCGATGTCACCAAATCAGAAATATGTTGCCACCAAATCAGACTCTGCTACCACTGAATCGTCGTGTCATTGCAGAATTGGCCTATACCTTACTGTTGTTGTCGAAACGGAGTCTAAATTGGCTTTCTCTGCTGCTGGTTTGAAGTTCATGATGTTGAATCGTTCCTCTATGCGCATCGGTTTGGACTACACCGTCTCCAAATTGGACCTTCACTGCCACCAGATTGGGCTCTGCTCGAGCTGCAGTGCGAGGCAGGGCGATTGGCGGCAAGAGAACCAAACACCTTCAATAACTGCCTTACGAGCGGGCTAGGCGAGGTGAGGTGAGTGGGTTAGGCAAGGTGAGTCATGTCAAAAGTTCGAAATGCACTTTTATTTCCCTTAGACATCATGCTCCAATAGTTAATTCAATGGGTGCAACAAATTTTAATACATTATtagaaacaacaaaactcaatgAGTGGCGACTGCAGTTAAAGTTAATAAGTTTAATAAGGGGTATCAAGGTGTTTTCTCTTGTTTGCTAATTTGTTCTAAATTAGCTATAAATGTATTCTTTTAGGGACAAAGGGAGTAAttttataccataaataatactctccatcccaaattgtaagtcattctaacaatcttggagagtcaaagcattttcatgtttgaccaaatttacagaggaaaatactaagatttgtaacgtagagTGAAtatatctcctacaactaaaaagactaaaagATGGACAAACTTTTGGTGCGACATTCTCCCCTCGCGCTTTCGTCCTGCCTCCTGCGACGGTCATCCCGCCCGGCTCTCTCTTCCGcccaaaaaaagaaacaaaatcgCTCCATCCTCTCGCCCCGCTCCCCTTCCATCCTCGCGCCCCGCTCCCGtatcctccgcggcgccccctCCCACTTCCGGCTCCTCGGCGCCCCGCTCAGATCCTCCTTCTCGGCGCCGCCGTCCAGATCCTCCTCGGCGCAGAGCCCCCCCCTCTCATCCTCCTCGTCGCCCCGCTCCCGTATCCTCCGCATCGCCCCCTCCCGGATCCGCCTCCTCGGCGCAGAGCCCCCCTCATCCGCAGCGCAGAGCCCCCCCTCATCCTCCTCGTCGCCCCGCTCCAAGATCCTCCTCGTGGGCAGCTCACCAACCCACGTTCGCCCGCACCCGCATCCTGCTCGGCACCTGCGTCGAGCCGTCACGTCCCGCATCCTCGACCGAGCCCTTCTACACCGCCACGCCCAGCTACGGAGCCACGGCGACCCTGCGACGCTCTCCTGCCTGCGCGCCAACCGGTGAGCCACTATGGTAAAGCCCATGGCCAAATTCCAACCGCCTAAATGTAATAGCGGCAATTAGTAATAGGGGCTGCAATAGCTAGCCGCCTGCAACACATTTGCACAACCAAATTCCATCGAGTAATGAGTGGAACAGGTACTGCTAGGCAATTAAGTATGCAGGTCGTTTATCTGGTATGGTTTATATTCTAATGCTACCACCATGTACTTTTTCCCTCTGGATGGTTTACGATTGATTTACTATACGCTAAAATAGAGAGAGACAGATTTCTTTTGTTGATCTGCATGGGTTTCAGGAGATCCTGAATACATTTGACCATTCCCATGGCCAAAGGCCCAAAGTCTTTGTACCATCtgttcaattagttttttttcaaaTGTAATGTAACAGAATCGCCCCCTTTCATAATCAGGATGAGTGCTACATGCTGATAGTGTGCTTCTGTTGGCCGTATAAGTTATTACTGGTAACTTATATGTTCCTGTTCCTATGACATGCATAAATGGTTCTTGTCGACTCAGCATAAATGAATTTCGCTGGTTTACAGTGTATGTACGTTGTCACTGCTTCTTCGGGAATCATAACAACCACGAAGTTGGAGTGGGCGCTGCCGCCACCAGCGACTAGAGCCAAACAGGTATGCCATTTCATGCTTTATTTTAATCGGAACTGGTATACACATTATGCCAGATAACTTTGATTGATTACTTTCAAAGATTATTAGTAGTACATGTGCAATCACCTTCAACTAACATTAGTATGTAGATCCATATGTCATTTAACGCCTACAGTTTTAGGTAAACTTTGCTCTGAATTGAAATAGCTCTCCCCACATTGATTTTTTATACCACTGTCGCTATATAGGTCATTTGTGTCAGAGGTGGCAATTCTCAGTGGTAACAAATTAACAACCTCTTAACTGATTGCAGTCTGCATTGTTTTTCCCCTTTTTGGTTGTGCAAATGTGTTGTGAATTGCTTCTCTCTGTTACCTAGATGCAGAGTAGGGCTTCTGTCATATAGTTTTTTTGGACATACACATTTCTTTGTCAGCGATCACAATTGCTAAAAGATATGCAAGTACTCTGAATATGAGCATAATATGAGAGTATTTAATTTAATGAGCAGCGTGTCAAGCACTGAAACACTTGCTGGTCAATTATTTCTTTTTGCTTTTTCATGCATGCATTGGTGAAATAATATCAGTGATGTATTTACATTTGTTTAGGTCTTACTTTCTATTTTGACTGAATGGCTAAATAACAGTTCCAAGTTCAATACTGGTGCGTTAGCTAAATTTTTTTCTCATGCAGTTACTAAATCCATCCAACCCGGACGCACCTATCAACCGCTGGTGAGCTGGTGACGACGAATCGGCACAGGAAGCTGGTGACGAGCTCGGCACAGGAACAAGACGCTGGTGAGGTCAAAGCCATCCCGCTTCTTTTTGCTTCCTGCTGTGCAAAATCGGCCAACCCTAAACGCTCAACCGTTGCTGATACCAGGTGTTCCAACCCCCTTCTTTTTGCTTCCTGCTATGCAAAATCGGCCAACCCTAACTTTGTTGTGTAATTAATCTTACCTTTGTTGTGTTGTTGGAGATGATCGTGAGTCCAACATATTAGTTACCTCTATGTGTTGTCTGCATCTGAAAAACAGAGAGAAGCAATTTACAACACATTTGCACAATCAACTCTTAATTTGGAGATACCCATTTCTTGAAATAGCCAAACAGTGACTAGAGCCTTTCTTACTTATGGAGAGAGAGGTCATGCTTAGGGGGGAAGAGCTCATGATGCTTAAGAAGTATGTTCAGTTGCATTTGTGAAGTATTTGGCTTACAATCCTCTTAAAATAGAATCAACACTTGCTGGTCATTTATTTCTTTTTGCTCTTACTTTCTTTTTTGCTATTACCTGTCTATGGTTGATTGCTTTATACTCCGACCTTGTCACAATGCCAATtctgaatatttttttttgctctTACTCAACCATGTCTGTTAGTCCTCTAGATCCAAATAGACCCATATTGCTCTTCACTGGTCCTAACCGTAAATCAAAACATGTTGAATAATGTGTTTTCGTCTAGCTCATGTGTATTCCTTCTTCGGAAAAGCTAGAGCATCTAATTTCTATCATTTGGTATCAGGAAGAGATTGTTCATAATGGAACCTATAAAAAATGAAGGTCGTACGCCATTTGCAGACTTGACAAACTCCATTAATGGAGGTAATTGTTCATACATTTTTCCAAACACGCTTTCACTTGTATTATTGGTGGTGATTAAGTAAATTTGTATGAACTTATTTTCAAACAGCTGTTCATACAACATCAATTTCATAAGTGCAAGCTGATGAACGTGTGCAATGTAAAAGGGAAAGAGAAAAGGCACGACATGCAACAATGACTCAAGAAGAAAGggatgaaaaaaaataaaaaacgtaGAGAAAAATATCATCAAAAAAGGCAGAAACTTCACTAGCTGCTGGGTCTAGAGGTCCACCGTATTCTAATTTTCCGTTTTTGAATTTAGTATTACCATTTTTTTCGTTTATGTGAGACATATAGTATTGTATATCACCTACTTGTATTAGTCATTTGTTTGCTTATTTAGAATATAATGATATAATGATGTTGTACCAGATGGATTTAAATCAACCACAGAAAACACCAATGGCTATGAAGATAGTGACCGGCTACATCGAGACAATTCATATAAACCCATGCCGAGTGATAAAGAAAACACATGTACCATTTTGGTTTTTTTACTGATTAATTATTAATTTTTCTTATGTTTGTATGATGGTAAGGCCAAGGTTAAtttaatattattatatatatgtagATAATTACTCCGATAGATGTTTAGATCAAAGTGGCATGCTTGACTTGACTGTTGCATCACCTGATCTAAACCCAGgtacattatttttttattaatcttATCTATTTGAGAAGGAAAAATAGAGTGGCCAACCCAATTGTCATTCATGACAATGTAACACGGAATTAATGTATCTCtatattttattgaaaatcatacttttttttattatatataggtGTTGTCGATACATCCAGTCCCATCAATGACATTGTCACGTGTCCAAAAGAGCGTAAGCGCGAGCTAGATAGAGCACGAAGGGCTGCAATGTCTCCTAAACAAAGGCGCTAATAAATAAGAGACGACGTAACTCGTATGCGGCAAAAAATGCACAGATAACCGCTGCAAGAAAACTGCAAATGACTCcacaagaaaagaaggagaaaCGAAAAGAGAGCAAGAAAAACTACAATAGGATGGTGAGGGAAAACTGGTCCAACAATTTGCATACGGACTCAATTGCTATGGAGAGCCCTCACTTCAACCCTCAAATTATTTTCCCTCCTTCACCTCAATCGCCTGAAGCGTCTTTAGATGATATGGAAATACCTGAATTCGATGGCACGCCTGTCCACATTGCACCAACTGTAGTTCAGAATCCAGAAGTCGAGACCCCTGAATTGGTTGCGGCACAGACCATACATAGACATCGAGTGACCAATGGCGAGAGAAATGCCCTTCTATCCCGTCACAATCGGGTTTTTGAAGCAAACATTGGAGGAAGGGCTAGAGGGTGTGCGGATGGAAAATGCAACGATTCGAACAGACTGACTCAATCGAGTGTTGTTTGCAACGATAATGAGCCTTCCTCACCATATATTAGgaagattttttttctcttcgcTAACATATTACAAAAACTCATACTTTCTCTTACTACAGATGGTGTCACCCAACAAACTCCAATTCAAGCACCTAATAATTGTATAGGCACACAAACACAACCGTCTCTAGCTGACGGTACCTCTTCAATACCTCCATATGGTGCACAAGATCATACATCAGACTCTATGGTCGAGGATGGTATTTTCTTTATTACATTTTATCTCTTTCTGGTGTTTATATGCCATAATATTTCTTTCAACATATATGTGGCCATGTTAAACAGACTATGACGAAGATGTCATATTtgaggaggacgaggaagaGGATGAGGCATACTTTTTCGCCGGTCAAGGTACATTGCGTAACAGTAAAAAGTTTAATTCATAAATTTTCATTCAACACGTAACACGTGAACTTTTTCTTAGAAGACGAGGAGGAGGGAACCGATGTCGACACATATGAGCAAGAGAATCATGAGCCTAATGTCCCAGATCCATATGACCGGGTCTATGCTAATGTCCCATCAGAGTCGCACATGTTAGCCTTGGTGCCGAACTGCAAGCACTGTAACGCAAAGAAATTCGATGGCGAACCCCCCGGATTCTGTTGTAGGGGTGGAAAGATCCATCTTTCAAGTCCTGAGACACCACCAGAGCTCATGAGGTTGTGGTCAAGCTCGGACGCTGATGCTAGGCACTTTCGTGCAAACATCAGATACTTCAACGACCACTTCTCTTTCATGTCTTTGTACTGCCACCTAGATCGTATCACCACTAACATGCGAATCTGTGGTGTCTACACATTTCGTGCCCATGGTTAGATTTACCATAACATAAGATCATTTGGTAAAGAGGAGGGTGTCGAAAAAAGACACATCAAACTTTATTTTTATGATGACGACCCGGCCCTCGAGCATCGTATGAGCAAGTGTCGTGAGCAATGTGCTCAAGAGGacagagaagttatacaacaatTGGTAGGGATCCTTGAAGGGAATCCCTACTCTCAGCAACTAAGGAGTATGGGTCATGTTGAAAACCTCGAGGATTACTGAGTTGAGCTGAACCTTGACCAACGCCTTGATCAAAGAACATATAATGTGACGTTGACATCAGAGGTGGCCGCCGTATGGGTTGAGGGTAGTGAGCGTCATGGCCCATTCGAGCATAGTGTTCTCCTCCAAGGGAAGGATTGGTCTATACATAGCATCCGCTCATATAATGCATGCTACGACTCACTATCATACCCGTTGTTCTTTCCAAAGGGTGAGCTCGGGTGGCACAATTGCATTCCAAAAGTGGGTGTAACTATGGCTCAAATTGATCGAGCTCGAGCAACCCGTAAAAGGCGTGCTGAGAATGGTGACGACGATGGAGGTAAATTGATCTTTGATTTGTGAAAAGTAAActctttctgcaaactcatgatACTAATTCAAACAATGTCTCTCTGTAGAACCTGTTTCAAATACATGTGTCTTAGTACGCGACTACTATTGCTACAAGTTTCAGATGCGGCCAGGGATATTTAATCCAATACTCTATGGCCGACGCCTTTTCCAGCAGTTTGCCGTCGACACCTACATCAAGATTGAGAgctcactgttgacggtccgtaagtaccaaaaataatcatcaaataaataaagaaaaggatccaaatgcaaccaacacccagacttagggttttatctgagagaattccacgagttttggtgtttgtctatttctgcagggggttatcaggaaatatggaggaaatgcCCACATGTTGAGTTTACATagggatattaacgtgccgcgcaattttctatcatctagaagagtctagaagccacaaaaacgaacgggaggccgagcgggcccgggggcagggcgcccgccctccccccttgggcgcccgcccaggtgtttccaccaatcacgttcaatctcgcggattatgctccaccgacctaaaggatcaaggagaactaaggagaactgttcaatcaatgtcggtttgatccaacggcccacgttcacttgaggagactatataagcagacctggcccctggaggagggcaatcccattattcatgagcatattttctagagaggattcagagagagaggttccttagggttcccacctcatagggcttagcatctaatatgagagtagaattagttctactagattgagagagatagagtggaggtataGATCGTAGGAAGCTcggcctgtcagtgtctactctgaggttgtacctgcgggatcaagtctcctaacccgaggcttgctcctaggattcttcagtattttgacttctaaattctagtaagttcttgttcttattgttctttgatttatgagtttactttaatctcttccggttgagtttagagtaatcattgctagcataaacgtggtgtttgggctagggtactcatagatatcccctgtctagccggaccgtggtagtagcgaggaacgtgacatttccgagttacctttgtagcccacatcccgttagtaggatcggtagggtttaaaggtgcgggtcgaacatcctttgtggtgtctagattccgtaagcctccccaatagaacagtagatcatccttaccaaggttagaacgagagtgcggttgtagtcttctctatacatcgctcacatcgaatcacatgtttgtagcctaaagggtagtagcaatagatttggttagtcagatgcacgctttctcccagtggtaaaaatataaatacgatactctagataacctcccgggtgaagtgctcaccgatatctgtgcgcttgcggatcatttcctgatggcgttatcAAATATCAACACTCACATTTTGACTACATGAGGAACAATCAGGATACATTGAGGGCTAACCTATACCAAGGCCTCGTGGATAGCATGCATTCGGGTGAAGGGTCTGCTGAGAATGTTGGACGGCATACTGTGTTGTCTTCGTCATTCATCGAAGGACCTCGTGACATGAGGCGTCGATACATGGATGCAATGGCTCTGGTTCGAAAGTATGGTAAACCTGATATCTTTCTCACAATGACATGCAACCCTAATTGGGATGAGATCAAGAATGAACTTTACCCAGGCCAGACACAACAGGACCGCCCAGATCTCGTCACACGGGTCTTCAGAGCAAAGTTGGATGCAATGAGAAAATGTTGATGGACAAAGACATACTTGGTAAGGTGAAGGCCTACGTATATGTAGTAGAGTTCCAAAAGAGGGGATTGCTGCATGCACACTTCTTGCTAATAATGGAACGAAAGTACAAGCTCACATGTCCCGAGCAATATGACATGATCATTAGTGCAGAACTACCAAACAAGAAAAAGTACCCTGAGCTATACAAGATGGTTACAAAGCATATGATGCATGGTCCTTGCGGGATGCTTAATCCATCCTGTCCGTGCACGGCAGGCCGTGGGTCATGCAAGAACCGTTACCCACGCCCATTCAGTGAGGCAACATCACaaggaaaggattcataccccaTCTATCGGCGACGCAATGATGGTTGGATGCTAAAGGTTCGAGGCCATTACCTGGACAATCAATGGGTCGTGCCTTACAATCCTTGCTTGCTTCGTACCTTCAACTGCCATATAAATGTTGAGGCTTGTGGGAGCATTAAATCAGTAAAGTATCTGTTCAAGTACATATACAAGGGACATGATAGGGCATCAGTTGTGATGAGAGAGACATACAAAGAGGACGAGAAAGGAAACATTGATGAGATCAAACAGTATAGAGACGCCCGTTGGGTGACGCCTCCAGAAGCGCTATGGAGGATATATGGCTTTGACTTGAGCAAGAACCATCCGCCAGTACAGCAGCTGCAGCTTCATCTACccgacatgcacatggtggcatTTCATAAACGGGACAAGGTCGAAAAGATCGTTAATAGACCAGGTGTAGAAGAGTCAATGCTGACAGCATACTTCGATGCAAATAGGCATAATGAGGAAGCTCGCAAAATCTTATATTGGGACTTCCCAGAGTATTATACCTGGCAGTGTGATGGCAAATTCTGGCAGAAAAGGAAAAACTCTGTTTCCAAATTGGTAGAGTCATCTCGGCTCATCCTGCCGAGGGTGAACGTTACTTTCTTCATGTTCTCTTGAACAATGTTGCTGGTGCTACCTCATATGAACACCTCAGAACAGTTGATGGGGTGCTACTACCTTCGTTTCGTGAAGCTGCAGAAAGGAGGGGTCTAATCGAAGAGGATAATACCCTAGATGAATGTCTAACAGAAGCTACTTTGTTCGAGATGCCTACCTCTCTACGAAGACTATTtgcaacaatattggtattatgCGAACCGCATGATGTGATGGGGTTGTGGATAAAACACTACGATGCAATATCAGAGGACTATAGCCGCAATAATCCATCCCCAGATCTTGTACAACAGATGGTTTTGATAGACATTAGAAACATGTTGCAGTCTATGGGTAAGGACATAAGGTCATTTCCTCTTCCAGATATTGATCACTCATATGATGATGCCAGCCATATACCTCGTGAGATATTTGAGGAAGCTAGCGTTGAGCAGAATCCTAAAGATGTGCTATTGTGTGACTCACTCAACGCCGAGCAAAAGTCTGCCTACAATGAGATAATGACAGCTGTCTACAGCAAACAAGGCGGGCTATTCTTTGTGGATGGACCTGGTGGGACAGGAAAGACATTTTTGTATAGGGCACTTCTCGCAAAACTACATAGCCATTGTCGTTGCCACAGCTACATCTGGGGTCGCAGTGACTATAATGCCAGGTGGGAGGACGGCCCACTCGCGTTTCAAGATACCCCTAACTCTTCAAGAGGGCGGTTGCTGTAGATTCACGAAACAGAGTGGtactgccaagttgttgcagcaaacagcTCTCATAATTTGGGACGAGGCATCTATgacaaagaggcaaaatttagAAGCACTAGACAACAGCCTACTGATATAATGGGTCGGTCACACCTACCCTTTGGTGGGAAGACTGTTGTCCTTGGTGGGATTTCAGACAAGTCCTCCCTGTTGTGCGGAAAGGATCTAGGGCTCAAATAGTTGGTGCTTCTCTACGAAGGTCGTATCTTTGGGAATCCATGCGCCACCTAAAGCTTGTTCGCAACATGAGGGCTCAGAGTGATCCGTGGTTTGCAGATTATTTGTTGCACATTGGTGGTGGAACGAAAGAGGTTAACGGAGATGGCAATGTTCGTATTTCAGATGAGATCTGTATTCCGTACTCTGGTGATGCCGAGAAAGATCTTCATAGTCTGATTGACAGCATCTTCCCAAATCTGAATGCAAACATGGCGGACAAAGACTACATCACCACCAGAGCGATTTTATCTACACGCAATGATTGGGTGGACATGATCAATATGAAAATGATTGATATGTTCCAAGGTGGTGAGACGGTGTATCACAGTTTTGACACCGCTGTAGATGATCCACATAACTACTATCCATCAGAGTTTCTTAATAGCCTGACCCCCAACGGGCTGCCACCACATGTCTTGAAGCTGAAGTTCGGGTGTCCTGTCATATTGCTTAGGAATATTGACCCTGCCAATGGGCTATGCAACGGTACAAGGTTGGTGGTACGGGGTTTCCGAAGAAATACAATCAACGCTGAAATCGTTGTCGCGCAGCATGCTGGGAAGCGGGTATTTCTTCCTCGAATACCGCTATGCCTATCTGATGATGAAATGTTTTCTTTCCAGTTTAAGAGGAAGCAGTTTCCTATCAGGCTGAGCTTTGCCATGACGGTAAACAAGTCACAGGGCCAAACTATCCCAAACGTGGGTGTGTACCTGCCCGCACCGGTCTTCTCTCACGGCCAGTTGTACGTTGTGATGTCCAGAGCCACATCAAGAACAAATATTAAGATCCTTGCCCTACCACCTGATGCGGAGGCACAAGAGGATGATGTCAAAAAGATGGagaaaaaaaatgctaaaaatAATTCCGTGGGGAAAAAATCTAAGAATGcgttaaataaaaaagaaaaggataagAAGACCCCAACAACAGATGGAACTTTCACGAAAAATATTGTTTATAAGGAGGTCCTAACGCCATAGACGAGGTAACATAATTTTAATGACTGATAATTGTAATTTTttaattcaaatttttttgcaaaataat is part of the Sorghum bicolor cultivar BTx623 chromosome 10, Sorghum_bicolor_NCBIv3, whole genome shotgun sequence genome and harbors:
- the LOC8085354 gene encoding uncharacterized protein LOC8085354 isoform X2, with product MVEDDYDEDVIFEEDEEEDEAYFFAGQDEEEGTDVDTYEQENHEPNVPDPYDRVYANVPSESHMLALVPNCKHCNAKKFDGEPPGFCCRGGKIHLSSPETPPELMRLWSSSDADARHFRANIRYFNDHFSFMSLYCHLDRITTNMRICGVYTFRAHG
- the LOC8085354 gene encoding uncharacterized protein LOC8085354 isoform X1; translated protein: MVEDDYDEDVIFEEDEEEDEAYFFAGQEDEEEGTDVDTYEQENHEPNVPDPYDRVYANVPSESHMLALVPNCKHCNAKKFDGEPPGFCCRGGKIHLSSPETPPELMRLWSSSDADARHFRANIRYFNDHFSFMSLYCHLDRITTNMRICGVYTFRAHG
- the LOC110431143 gene encoding uncharacterized protein LOC110431143 gives rise to the protein MRAQSDPWFADYLLHIGGGTKEVNGDGNVRISDEICIPYSGDAEKDLHSLIDSIFPNLNANMADKDYITTRAILSTRNDWVDMINMKMIDMFQGGETVYHSFDTAVDDPHNYYPSEFLNSLTPNGLPPHVLKLKFGCPVILLRNIDPANGLCNGTRLVFKRKQFPIRLSFAMTTYCDAYKEFLDVSIVTPTRSFWT